Sequence from the Leptospira dzoumogneensis genome:
ACATTCCCCGCAAGATATTCATCGGGAAGAAAAATAACGGTATCACTATCCAAGGAATTTACGATCTGGACAGCGTTTGCAGAAGTGCAGCAAATATCGGTCTCAGCTTTGACTTCTGCAGTGCAATTGACATAGGTCACTACTGGAACTCCAGGATATTGGCTTTTTAGTTTTTTAACATCTTCTCTCGTAATACTTTCCGCGAGAGAACAACCTGCTTTTAGATCAGCGATGAGCACCTTCTTCTCCGGAGACATAAGCTTCGCAGTCTCCGCCATAAAATGGACCCCGTTAAAAAGAATAATGTCTGCATCCGTTTCTGCAGCAGCCTTACTCAAATAAAGTGAATCCCCAAGTATGTCCGAAACTCCGTGAAAAACGTCCGGAGTCATATAATTATGTCCTAAAAGTACTGCGTTTTTTTCTTTTTTGAGACGGTTGATCTCCTGGATGAGAGGAAGTTTTTCCTCTATCTCATGTTCCATGTAAGTGGATTCCAGGGATTTTCGAATATCCTCTATGGTTTTCATTAGGCCCCCCGGCCAGTTTAGGCGGTTCTATCTCTTTTTTAATTTCGACTCCTAGATCTCGGAGTCCGGCAACCTAAATGTAAAATTGCGAGAAGAACTAGGTTTTGCAAGTGTTTATAATCCGTTTTTTTCCGGCTAACCGACGGGTTCTTAAAATAAATTGACAGAAAAAGAAATACCGCGACAAATACGAAGTTATTCCTAAAAATCATCCATAAAGGATTGGTATTAACCCAATGAAAAAAATTTCTGCTCTGCTCCTCGCTGGGGCATTGGCACTTTCGGTTTCCAACTGCGGCGAAAAAGTTGAAGTCGAATACCCTGTTTTTCCTAAATCAAAAGAGGGACGCCAGCTTCAAAAATTCTTAGGCTCTATCCGCAACGTAGGTTTAGCAGTCGAAAAACCCCAAAAAAGTCTTTGGGAAACAGTTTTCGGAGCAGGTTCCAGCTTTATCGATCAAATGCCTTCTAAAGTTTTCGAAGCTTTCGACAAGGAAACTTATTACAAACTGATCGACCTTAGCAAAAGAGCCGACTCTATCAACGAGGCTTCTTTAACTCTTACCGGAATTACTAAAAGCCGTGTGAAACTCGGAAACCAATTAGGTGCTGAGGCAATTCTTCATATCGGTTATCAAAAACCATACACTGAGTGTGGAAGCGAGATGATGGTAGATTATGGCGCGGCTGCATTGAAAGGTGTGGGAGCAATCGCTTCTATCGCAACTGGAAAAAATGTTGATACCGGAGGCGGATCCGTTAGCAAACAAACCGGTATCCGTTATATGTTGATCCCTCTAGATGCTACTTTGATCAAAGTAGAAACTGGAGAAGTTAAAAAAGCCGTAGTTTCTAACCCTGCTAAAGTTGATGCAGGAGTCGGTAACTTAGATTGCCCTTCCGTTCTTGACTCTTTCGGAAAAGCTTTAGACGAAGCCGCTCTTTACATCAAAGACAGACTTTCTCCAAAAGTTAAAACCGAGTATATCAAAGTATTCAAAGACGACGAAGATCCTGAAGTTGCAGGATACCTTGACGACGGATACCAAGAGATTACCGGAGAAACTCCTAGCTTCAAAAAAGCGAAAGAGAACTGGGAAAAAGCGGATAAAAAAGCTGGTGGAAAGTCTTGGGGAGCAAAAACAAACCTAGGAACTTACTACTTCCAAGCAGGTGACTTTGAGAAAGCGATCAAGCTTTACGAAGAAGCAATGAAACTTACTGGAGCTGACAAGAACTACGTAAGAGAACTTCGTAAACGTGTAGAAGCGGCTGCTGCCGTTGATGACACTGAAAAATAAGAAAGTAAAACTTTCTTTCGGTTTCGAGAAAAGCGGGCGGATAACGTCCGCTTTTCTTTTATGTGGTGCATTCTTCTTGTCGGATTGCAGCAGAACGAAACCGAATTTGGAAGAATGTTCTGATGCACAGATCCATATTTCCAAATTGATTGCAAACGACGAAACAATGGAAAAAGGTGTGCAGGCGTTGATGTTAAGATCGGTGCTAAAGCCTGAAACCAGCGAAGCGATCATCAAAAGTTGTGTGGAGAATAAAAGTTTACTCCAAGTACAATGCGAACTTTCCAAGGAGAAGTTTTCCGATCTTCAGGAATGTAAAAAACACGCTCCTAAAAGAGCTGAGACCGAAGGTTGATCGTGCATGGATCTTTAAATTTCAGATATATTCGTTATTCATAATGTATTATGAACTAATTATGATCGGGGGCGAATGAAGTTTTTCCATATTTTGATCAAAGCTGTTCCGATCATATTTTGTTTCAATTGTTCTTTGGATCAGTTCGTTTACCACGATGAGAAGATATTGGAACGAAATAATTTAGGCACAATTTCGTTTAAATTCGAGAATGATACATATATTCCGATCGGTTATATCGAACTTTCTCGCGTATGTTTTTCTCAAAGAAAATATTTCTTAGAATTTGGATCGAACGTTTGCGAAACCTTGTATTCGGACTCGGATGGAGATTTTGGATCCGATATGAAGTATTTCATTTATCTTTTTCTAAATAATAAAACGGATAGAAATAAATTAGTCAAAATTGAGATCCCAAATAGTGATAGAATCCATTTTTGAAGAGTGTTGAAAAGTTCCACCTTTGTATCAGTGCCTACGGTTCTTTGTTCTAGTTCGGCTATCCTGGACCTGAGCCCGTCCTTAAGTTGATTTGTTAATTCTAATATTTCTGGATCAGCTAATACGATTAATGTGTTTTTATTCTGAGGTTCCGAGAAGGATCGCCCGGTTTTATTTCTGAAGTCAGCTTTAGGTCGATCTACAAGCTTCTTTCCTTGAAGTTCCGCTATTCTATTTCGAATAGTTGGATGGCTTGCCCAGGTAGTTTGAGCTTTTGTAAAGTATTCAAATGCTGTCTTTAAATTTCCAGAATCGTAATTTTCTTCGCCTTGGATGATCCAAATCTCTGTTTGATAAAGATTCAGTGTAGGATTATCTGGCTCCGACTCTAATAGCGGTTTAAGGGCTTCTTGAGCTTCAACTATTTTGCTTCGATTAATTAATTCACGGATCTGGGAATAATTTGTTTCAGCTGATTCTGAAAATATATTACTAGAAGATAAAGAAAGTAGGATGAAAAGGACTGTTCTATATGCTTTTCCCATACTTTTACCTGCTTATTATTACGGCCGAATGACCATATCTTGCGACCGGCATTTCTGAAGTAATACTTGTCCAAGGTCCTGCAACCGGATTTCCCAAATCGATCGAATAAACTGATTTACTTGGGATATTTAAAGCAGTAGCTCCACCGAAAACGAGAGCCGTTCGAAGATCATAAGAAATTTCTACTGCGGGAAAATATGTGGCCGCGGGCAATACAGGACCTGCTTGAAAGTTCGCAGAACTCGTTCCCAGTCTATAAAAATCATAAAGATTTGTCGGCGTAACTTGTGTGACAGGTTGGAATAAATTACCGGCAGTAGAACCTCCTACAATCAAGACTCCGGGACCATCTCCAGGATTTGGATCACTCGGAATTGGACGATAACAAGCAGATCCCATCCCGTGACGAGCGGATGTATTAATAGACGGCTCTCCAATAGAAGTGGTTGAGTTTGAAGCGGGGATATAAGCATCGGAGTTAAACGATGAAGCGGAACCGTCTGATGCCAATCGTCCTCCAGTATAGAAAATACTACCATTGATCCCACAACCTCCCATATCAACTCTAGGAAGAATTTGAGTTAAGGAAGTAAAGAGAGGGGACCAAGTTCCTTGTGTTCCTATTTCTGGGAAAAATTTGTAAACACGACTCGTCGGGTATCCTACAGTTACATTAGTATCTAACGCATTTGCGATGATAAAAATTTCATTTCCAACGGTAGCTGGAATTCCGCTGTGAATCGCGTCCGGGGCAGAATTATAGGTTGTCCAAGCTCCCGTAAATGGATCGTAAGCTTCAACTACGGCCGAAACCGAAAAAGTTGACCCGGATTTTGTTAAACCTCCGATTACGAAAATTTTTCCTTTAAAATTTACTACTGAAGCAAATGTTCTAGGAGTCGGAACTTTTGTAATAGAAGGATACCAGCGGTTTTCTACAGGATCATAAAGGTCTACTTGTGCGACCGGATTACTATCCGCTCCAACTCCGCCTATTAACCAAATACCTCTCGTCTTAATCGGATCATCGCTAATCCAAGTTTTGAAAGGAACCATCATCATTCTTCTATCTTCCGGTTTTCCACATCCTAAATATGCTGTGTATTCTGAGTTTGGAGTAAGGTTTGTTATAGGAAGTAAATGGGTTTTTCCTTCTCTCGGGCTGATTATAATATTCTGAGAGCCGCTACCATTGGAATAAAGAATATATCCTTCTGCTGATTCGGAGCAAGTCCAAGTGAATTGCACTTGTTTCGATCCATTTGAAAGGTGAAAAAACTTTACAGAAACATTTTCTAATCCGCCTCCTTCATTCAAAGGAGAAGTATCGCAGTACCAGAATGAAAATAGGATAAAGATAAAGAAAAAACTTCGCAGCCAACTATTCATATTCTGTACCCTAAGGAAATTTCTAATCCGCCCATACAGACTGTTCCTCTCGATTCAAAATAACAGTTAGCTCTGAGTCCTGATCGGAGAACCAAGTTTCCTAACTTCCATCCTTGGTATCCAAGCTCTAGATAACCGATTGGATCTACTCCGGAGACTTGTGTTTCTCCTCTTCGGTATCTAACAGAGCCAAATCCTGCTCCTAAAATTCCATACCAGTTCTTCGAATCCCCCGTACCAAAATCTTTTTTAAGATAAGAATAAGCGTTTAGAAAGGAATAGTTAGAAGTTCCAGGTGAAACAAGATACTCGACCTTAAATCCAACTTGATATTTTTCAGATAAAAATAAATAAGCTGGTTCTACGAAAAATCCCGCGCCTCCAGTCACACTGTGAGCAGGTGTAATCGGAGAAGTATTTGCTAAAAAACTAAAACTTCCTCCAAAGATAGTTTCAGGTTGTTTGGTTGATTCAGTTAAATATTCATTAGGAAGATCCGGAGAAGAATTTCCTCCATTATCCAGGTCTTGGATTTGTGATTTATCTATTTCTAAGAAGCCGACATCGGTTCTGATCGTATAACCTTTATCCCTTTCTTCTGCGATTACCCCTCGGATTTTACTTCCATCTTTTAGCACAAATGTAGAGTAGCGATGAGAAGATTGACTTCCTTTTTTAGAATAATCTAATTTCTGAATTTCCTTCTTTGGAATAGTATAAACTCGCCCTTTCCAGTTTACTTGGACATTTCGTTCATCTTCATGAACTACATCTAATAAGAATGAGTTCCCATTCTTTAAGAGTAGTTCTGCCGCTGTGATTTGATAAGAAGTGAGGATAAATAGAAGCAGGTAGAAAATAATTCGCATCAAATATCAGCCTTTAGGGAAATCCTATATCACCAAGTTGGATCACTTTTGCTTGTTCCAATTTACAGGCATTGCCAAGCATGATGTTTCTATCTATAGTAACAGTTTCTTTGCCGCACTGTGTTGCTTGGCGTTTTGCTTCTGCATTATATAATGTGATCATTGGGCCTTTTTTCTTTATCTCTGAAAGACAGGAATCTACGGATTCTTCAGTATATGTTTTAGAAGAATCTATATGTTCCGTGCTAAAGAAGATGTAACTCGCCAAAAAAGAATTATCGGACAAGTTTGAGGAACTGGAAATATCCGGAGCACTAGGAGGGATTGGCGTTTTATCCGTGACTAAAATTGCATATGTCTGCCCGGTTGTGCCTGTGCATCTAATGAAAATTTCATCATTACCGCTACTTGAAGTAGGATCGGAACCCATGAAAGCTGATCCGAGAGTGACGGGAGAGCCGAATCCGGCATCTTCCGTTGTGTTATTATTGTGATAAACTAAGCCGTAAAATATTCCGCAAGAGGCTGTTCCTATTGTTTTAGAAATATCGAATAATGAAAATTGATTACTATATACATAAATAAAATCATATTCATTATCTGAATCAATCATTCCCGTATAAGTAATTGTCGATCCGTTAATTCCAGGAACTAATACTTTATTTTGGCTGGATAGATACGCTTCCTGAAAAGTGTCATTACCGTTAGATTCATTCTCAGATAGATTTTGATTAATCGCACCGCTTCCACAAGTTCCACCGCTACTTATTCCGGAAAGATTCAGAAAAGTCGCAATCGACGCCTGTGAAGATATTGCTGCTTCTAATTTCCTTTTTGCTTCTGCGCCCGTAACCGTTCCCCAGCCAGAAACAGGTATGTATGAGCAAGCGTATAAAAGCGGAATGAACGTTCCGTACATTAGATGAAGTTTTAGATTATTTTTAAAATATAAAAAGAGCGCAGATATGAGCGGATGACGTGGATCAATTTTCATTTTGACAAATTCACTTGACACAATATTGGAAATGTTTCGTTTTTATTCCAACAAATAAACAAATTTTAGAATTTCCTTATAATGCAATGTTTTTTTAAGGAATTTTATAAGTGGAAAAGGGTGTTTAAGGATGATTATAAAAAAGAAATATATCCAATTTGGGGTAATAATGCTTTTTGTAGCGGGGACTACGTTAGGTTTCTCCTTTGCGCCGCTTTCTAGATATTTTTCTTCTGCACTACGAAGCCTAACGCAAGAATCTGAGATTCCAATCGATTTGCCTGTTTTGGATGTAGATTTCCGAGGAAAAATCGGAGCAAGCTTTCCGATTGAATTGCCTCCTGCTCGTAAAGATTGGGGACCAAGTTTAAACATTTCGTATTCAGGCGGATCGGGAGAAGGATTACTCGGCGAAGGTTGGTCTCTTTCAGGGTTTTCCGGAATATACAGAGAAGCTTCTTCCGGAATGACTTACGGCTCGAATGACATTTTTACAAGCGATTTGGCCGGTCGCCTTATTGATGTTAGTGGAAATGGGACAGAATATAGATCCAAGCCCGAAAGTTTTTTTAGATTTCAAAAACAAGCAGGTTGTAATGACTCTTCTTGCACTTGGACAGTAAAAGATCCTTCAGGAAATATTTATACTTTCGGAGGCTCATCGGATTCGGTTCTGACAAGTGTAAATGGAGTTCCAGTTATTTGGGGTTTGCGTAAAGCTGAGGATCGATTCGGGAATGTTTACAACTTTACCTATGTTCCGAATGTGAAAAGACTCTATCCTCAGACCATTACCTACCAAAATAAAACGATTTCGTTTGCGTATGATGATTCCGGCTCTAACGTTATGTCTTATTCCGGGGGATTACAAGTCGCAGGCAGCAAACTACTTTCTGAAATTCAGATCTTGATCGATGGGTCACAAATACGCTCCTATTCTTTTGGTTATGAGTCCGGCGAGCAAGGAAGAAAAAAACTAGTATCGATAGATCGGGAAGAGTCTCATCCTCAATTCGGATCGGGAGCTTTTATACCGGTTAACTTCCAATATTCCGCATATGGAAATTATTCTCTGGATCGAAATACGGATTGGGACATTGCGGGTAAACAGCTGAAATTTTGGTCTCGAACTCCCATGTATGATAAAACACGCTGTGTGGAAGGCGCTTATGCTTGTACTGTATTCGGGACTACAGATTGTTCCTATTTAGCAGCGGAGCCTGCAGCCTATACTGCATGTGAGAATACAAAAGCTACCTGGTTCTTAGCGTGTAAGCTTTATGTTGAGGCATACTTTGATCCCTGTAATAATGGAATTAAATCTCCTCGATCATTAGGTGCATGGGGAGATGTAAATGGAGACGGATATCCAGACTATATCCGTCTTTATGGTGACCAGGACGGAACAGTAAAAATTGGAATTTTATCGAATCAAAAAACAGGTGATTTTGTTCTTAGTAATAGCTTGATTGATCCGCAGGCAGAGGGGACGAATTTCAATACGCTTAGAAGTGTTTCCTTTGGTGATATAGATGGAAATGTAAAATCAGATTTAAGTATTTCTAGTGGATCTAATCTAAAGATCTTTTTTTCTGATGGGACAAAATTCATACTTCCTATAAACGATTTTTCATACTCCGTAGATTCCCCCACATATTTAATAGATGTTCCCCAATTTTACACCTTAAGTTGGCTTTATGATTTGAACCAAGACGGAAGATCCGACCATCTTCGCGTCACCGGATCCGATGAAATTAGGGTTCGATTTTCTAACGGGTCTAACTTTACAAATGAGAAAGTATACTCAGTTCCTGGCGTAACTTCTAATCCCGGAGAGTTCTTTGATATAAATTCTGACGGAATACCTGAATTTGTAAGATACAATTCTTCAAATGGAATTGAAGTATACCGGTTCAGTTCCGATTTAAACAGCCTGATATTAAACACTTATACGGTTGGAAATAATGGTCAATCTGCTAATTTTAATCCTGATGCGGGCAGCTTATCGACTAGATTCTGGGGAGATCCGAATGGGGACGGATTACTAGATTTTATAACTTATAAAAATGATACCCTTGAGATCTATTGGAACCAATTCGATTCCTTTTCAACGAGTCCCACAACGGTCAGTGTTCCAGGTTTAACATTTAATAATGAAGGAAATAAGTTTAAAGGGTATAGATTTGCGGATATAAACGGAGACGGTTACGACGACTTTATCGCTGGAGACGGTTCAAATATTAGGATTTTCTTATCAGATGGGACAAAAATACTGTCAAGTCCCGTAAAAACTATAGCGGCTTCGGATGAGTTTGATCTGGTAGATTTAAACTCTGACGGTCGTTTAGATCTAATAGTTTATAAAATTCCTGATAATAGTATAACTGGCGGTTGGGAGGCCTATATCTCTAAAACAGGATTACCTGGTAACATTCTTACTAAAATTACCGGAGCATATGGATTAGAGAGCAGCATCTCATATGTCCGTAGGAATGATCCGAGTGTCTCTAATCTAATTTTACCTTCGAGCAATTCCTATCCTATCATTGCAGATAACGGAGGAGACTTAATCGTTTCTTCTATAACCAATAAAATAAGCGATTCGGTATCAGAAACGATCTCTTATATTTATGAAAATGGGAAAATCGCGATCGGAGATCCGTATTCAGGCGGATATTTAGGCTTTTCCAAAATTACTACTACAAATTCGAGAACGAACATAAAGACTATTGAAGCCTATAATCAATCTTCGTAT
This genomic interval carries:
- the nadA gene encoding quinolinate synthase NadA, coding for MKTIEDIRKSLESTYMEHEIEEKLPLIQEINRLKKEKNAVLLGHNYMTPDVFHGVSDILGDSLYLSKAAAETDADIILFNGVHFMAETAKLMSPEKKVLIADLKAGCSLAESITREDVKKLKSQYPGVPVVTYVNCTAEVKAETDICCTSANAVQIVNSLDSDTVIFLPDEYLAGNVQKQTNKKIISFPGRCMVHEMYTAEDILSVRRQWPGVTVISHPECNTDVVEVSDFAGSTSQMSKYIRDSGAKDVFLVTECSMGDNLRSEFPDRQFVSSCRTCPHMKRITLEKIKDALLYEQFEIKLDPEIVEKGRMAVQKMLEVSYK
- a CDS encoding lipoprotein LipL41; the encoded protein is MKKISALLLAGALALSVSNCGEKVEVEYPVFPKSKEGRQLQKFLGSIRNVGLAVEKPQKSLWETVFGAGSSFIDQMPSKVFEAFDKETYYKLIDLSKRADSINEASLTLTGITKSRVKLGNQLGAEAILHIGYQKPYTECGSEMMVDYGAAALKGVGAIASIATGKNVDTGGGSVSKQTGIRYMLIPLDATLIKVETGEVKKAVVSNPAKVDAGVGNLDCPSVLDSFGKALDEAALYIKDRLSPKVKTEYIKVFKDDEDPEVAGYLDDGYQEITGETPSFKKAKENWEKADKKAGGKSWGAKTNLGTYYFQAGDFEKAIKLYEEAMKLTGADKNYVRELRKRVEAAAAVDDTEK
- the lep gene encoding LipL41-expression chaperone Lep, whose translation is MTLKNKKVKLSFGFEKSGRITSAFLLCGAFFLSDCSRTKPNLEECSDAQIHISKLIANDETMEKGVQALMLRSVLKPETSEAIIKSCVENKSLLQVQCELSKEKFSDLQECKKHAPKRAETEG
- a CDS encoding tetratricopeptide repeat protein → MGKAYRTVLFILLSLSSSNIFSESAETNYSQIRELINRSKIVEAQEALKPLLESEPDNPTLNLYQTEIWIIQGEENYDSGNLKTAFEYFTKAQTTWASHPTIRNRIAELQGKKLVDRPKADFRNKTGRSFSEPQNKNTLIVLADPEILELTNQLKDGLRSRIAELEQRTVGTDTKVELFNTLQKWILSLFGISILTNLFLSVLLFRKR
- a CDS encoding kelch-like protein, which translates into the protein MNSWLRSFFFIFILFSFWYCDTSPLNEGGGLENVSVKFFHLSNGSKQVQFTWTCSESAEGYILYSNGSGSQNIIISPREGKTHLLPITNLTPNSEYTAYLGCGKPEDRRMMMVPFKTWISDDPIKTRGIWLIGGVGADSNPVAQVDLYDPVENRWYPSITKVPTPRTFASVVNFKGKIFVIGGLTKSGSTFSVSAVVEAYDPFTGAWTTYNSAPDAIHSGIPATVGNEIFIIANALDTNVTVGYPTSRVYKFFPEIGTQGTWSPLFTSLTQILPRVDMGGCGINGSIFYTGGRLASDGSASSFNSDAYIPASNSTTSIGEPSINTSARHGMGSACYRPIPSDPNPGDGPGVLIVGGSTAGNLFQPVTQVTPTNLYDFYRLGTSSANFQAGPVLPAATYFPAVEISYDLRTALVFGGATALNIPSKSVYSIDLGNPVAGPWTSITSEMPVARYGHSAVIISR
- a CDS encoding LA_3334 family protein translates to MRIIFYLLLFILTSYQITAAELLLKNGNSFLLDVVHEDERNVQVNWKGRVYTIPKKEIQKLDYSKKGSQSSHRYSTFVLKDGSKIRGVIAEERDKGYTIRTDVGFLEIDKSQIQDLDNGGNSSPDLPNEYLTESTKQPETIFGGSFSFLANTSPITPAHSVTGGAGFFVEPAYLFLSEKYQVGFKVEYLVSPGTSNYSFLNAYSYLKKDFGTGDSKNWYGILGAGFGSVRYRRGETQVSGVDPIGYLELGYQGWKLGNLVLRSGLRANCYFESRGTVCMGGLEISLGYRI